One Paramisgurnus dabryanus chromosome 9, PD_genome_1.1, whole genome shotgun sequence DNA segment encodes these proteins:
- the mt2 gene encoding metallothionein-2 yields the protein MDPCDCSKTGTCNCGATCKCTNCKCTTCKKSCCSCCPSGCSKCASGCVCKGNSCDSSCCQ from the exons ATGGATCCTTGTGATTGCTCAAAAA CTGGAACTTGCAACTGTGGTGCCACCTGCAAGTGCACTAACTGCAAGTGTACAACCTGCAAGAAGA GTTGCTGTTCTTGCTGCCCATCAGGCTGCAGCAAGTGCGCCTCTGGATGCGTTTGTAAGGGCAATTCCTGTGACTCCAGCTGTTGTCAATGA
- the bbs2 gene encoding BBSome complex member BBS2, with protein MLVPIFTLKLNHKINPRMVAIGKYDGIHPCLTAATQAGKVFIHNPHTRGQRPTAHRLSQSTQDSDISLLNINQAVSCLTAGTLGPNTTGHTLLVGSQTNLLAYDVHDNTDVFYKEVADGANAIVLGNLGDIKSPLAIIGGNCALQGFDFEGNDQFWTVTGDNVRSLVLCDFTGDGKNELLVGSEDFDIRVFREDELVTEMSENETVTSLCHMHGSRFGYALANGTVGVYDRTARYWRIKSKNHAMSIHAFDLNADGVVELITGWSNGKIDARSDRTGEVIFKDNFSSSVAGLVEGDYRMDGQIQLICTSVEGEVRGYLPASKEMKGNLMDASVEQDLIRELSQRKQNLLLELRNYEENAKAVPGVSDGESKMGMIPANTQLQTALSVRRATESHKAHIELNISTPNETIIRAVLIFAEGIFEGESHVVHPSAQNLSGCVCVPIIPPKDIPVDLHIKAFVGGKTSTQFHVFEITRQLPRFSMYDLNVDPSATQPTGRVTFNINDRPQRVVMWLNQNFLLPEGIDSPDITFTALRGGGLLRINMQPSGEITLNTDDIDLAGDLIQSLASFLAIEDLQAEADFPIYFKELRDTLTEVDEFHSVHQKLTAAMADHSNYVKNMLVQAEDARLLGDWRNTKKRYSELYDLNRDLINEYKIRSNNHNALLARLKAVNQAIQRAGRLRVGKPKNQVIAACRDAIKNNNINALFKIMRISTAST; from the exons ATGTTAGTGCCGATCTTCACTCTTAAATTAAACCATAAGATTAACCCTCGAATGGTTGCTATCGGGAAGTACGATGGGATTCACCCATGCCTCACTGCAGCCACTCAAGCTGGGAAG GTGTTTATCCATAATCCCCACACTCGAGGTCAAAGGCCAACAGCTCACCGGCTGAGTCAGAGCACACAGGACTCTGACATTTCACTCCTCAATATCAACCAGGCAGTTAGTTGTCTAACAGCTGGTACTCTGGGACCTAACACTACAGGACACACACTGCTTGTTGGATCTCAAACCAACCTGCTGGCCTATGATGTGCATGACAACACTGATGTCTTTTATAAGGAG GTAGCTGATGGGGCCAATGCCATTGTCCTTGGAAATCTAGGAGATATCAAGTCTCCCCTTGCCATCATTGGTGGAAACTGTGCTCTACAAGGCTTTGACTTTGAGGGAAATGACCAATTCTGGACG GTCACGGGAGATAATGTACGATCACTTGTGCTGTGTGACTTTACTGGAGATGGCAAAAACGAG CTTCTTGTTGGATCAGAGGACTTTGACATCAGGGTGTTCAGAGAAGACGAGCTGGTTACAGAGATGTCAGAAAATGAG ACAGTCACATCACTTTGTCACATGCATGGCAGTAGGTTTGGTTATGCTTTGGCCAATGGAACAGTGGGAGTATATGACCGCACTGCCCGCTACTGGAGAATCAAG TCTAAAAACCATGCTATGAGTATACATGCATTTGATCTTAATGCCGATGGTGTTGTTGAGCTAATAACTGGATGGTCCAATGGAAAG ATTGACGCCCGCAGCGATCGGACAGGTGAAGTGATCTTCAAAGATAACTTTTCCTCCTCTGTGGCTGGACTTGTGGAAGGAGACTATCGTATGGATGGACAAATCCAGCTTATATGCACCTCTGTGGAGGGAGAAG TGCGTGGCTATTTACCTGCCAGTAAAGAAATGAAGGGCAACCTCATGGATGCAAGTGTGGAACAAGACCTGATCAGGGAACTGAGCCAACGTAAACAAAACCTGCTGCTGGAATTACGAAACTATGAGGAAAATGCCAAG GCTGTTCCTGGTGTCTCAGATGGCGAGTCTAAGATGGGGATGATTCCAGCTAACACACAGCTCCAGACGGCCTTGTCTGTACGACGAGCCACAGAAAGCCATAAAGCTCACATAGAGCTCAACATCTCTACCCCAAATG AAACGATCATTAGAGCTGTGCTGATATTTGCCGAGGGAATTTTCGAAGGCGAGAGTCACGTGGTTCATCCAAGTGCTCAAAATCTCTCTGGATGTGTTTGTGTCCCCATCATTCCTCCAAAAGACATTCCAGTGGACCTTCACATCAAAGCTTTCGTGGGAGGGAAGACTAG TACACAATTTCATGTGTTTGAGATCACACGTCAACTACCTCGCTTCTCAATGTACGACCTCAATGTTGACCCCTCGGCCACTCAGCCCACCGGCAGAGTAACATTTAACATCAATGACAGACCACAGAGG GTGGTGATGTGGTTAAACCAAAACTTTCTGCTTCCTGAAGGTATTGACAGTCCAGACATCACCTTTACTGCACTACGTGGAGGTGGTCTCTTAAGGATAAACATGCAACCTAGTGGAGAG ATTACGCTGAACACCGATGACATCGATCTGGCTGGAGATCTGATCCAGTCGCTTGCCTCTTTCCTGGCCATAGAAGATTTACAGGCTGAAGCAGATTTTCCCATCTACTTTAAAGAGTTGCGTGACACTCTTACTGAG GTGGATGAGTTTCACTCTGTTCATCAAAAACTCACAGCAGCCATGGCAGATCATTCAAACTACGTAAAAAATATGTTGGTACAAGCAGAAGATGCCAGACTGCTGGGTGATTG gaGAAACACAAAGAAGCGTTACTCTGAGCTGTATGACTTAAACAGAGATTTGATCAATGAATATAAAATCAGATCCAATAATCACAATGCCCTTCTAGCCCGCCTAAAGGCAGTTAACCAGGCCATCCAAAGAGCGGGGAGACTGAGAG TGGGAAAACCCAAAAATCAGGTCATCGCTGCCTGCCGGGATGCCATCAAGAACAACAACATAAACGCTCTTTTCAAGATCATGAGAATAAGCACGGCCTCTACTTGA
- the b3gnt9 gene encoding UDP-GlcNAc:betaGal beta-1,3-N-acetylglucosaminyltransferase 9, protein MRRVYIKGEVLCALILLVLLCLLLYAHQRMTPVWENIHIEQVSTLREPIGEQTKPVSSKHQNVLHCQPEVQIKLKAQSKAKFQSKSKTRTMAKSPQPPTHALFDFEDYLRKKDQRDFKLLIDQPTKCSSGDPYLLIAIKSIAMDFDKRQVVRRTWGREGVFHNEVNAKRVFLLGVPQNRTALPLWDKLLAYESHIYGDVLLWDFEDTFFNLTLKEIHFLKWVNTSCPKAKFIFKGDADVYVNTDNILEMLKDKEIKSDLFVGDIIVHAKPIRRHKSKYFIPEFIYGQGIYPSYAGGGGFVMSGYTALKLHLGCKEVELFPIDDVFLGMCLLRIRLQPTRHEGFRTFGIVRPSAAPHLQVFDPCFYKELMVVHSLTVPQIWLMWNLLHDPNLHCHNSQAPTTFPFKWRNKVTRTSKNKAKDELGSQDYGMKVFVEH, encoded by the coding sequence ATGAGGAGAGTTTATATTAAAGGAGAGGTTCTTTGTGCCTTGATTCTGTTAGTGCTCCTTTGTCTTTTGTTATATGCCCACCAAAGAATGACACCTGTATGGGAAAATATACACATTGAACAGGTATCCACCTTACGGGAACCAATTGGAGAGCAAACAAAGCCTGTCTCATCTAAACATCAAAACGTTCTCCATTGCCAACCTGAGGTTCAAATCAAGCTTAAGGCGCAATCGAAGGCCAAATTCCAGAGTAAATCTAAAACACGAACCATGGCTAAATCTCCCCAGCCACCAACACATGCTTTATTTGACTTTGAGGATTACCTTCGAAAGAAAGACCAGCGAGACTTCAAGCTGCTAATCGATCAACCAACAAAGTGTTCTTCTGGTGACCCCTACCTGCTTATTGCCATAAAGTCAATAGCAATGGACTTCGACAAACGTCAGGTAGTTCGACGCACATGGGGACGAGAGGGTGTCTTCCACAATGAGGTGAACGCCAAGAGAGTTTTTCTTCTCGGTGTGCCCCAAAATCGAACGGCACTTCCGTTGTGGGACAAGCTGTTGGCGTATGAGAGCCACATTTATGGCGACGTCCTTCTGTGGGACTTTGAGGACACTTTCTTTAACCTGACACTAAAAGAAATCCACTTCTTAAAGTGGGTCAACACCAGTTGTCCAAAAGCAAAGTTCATTTTTAAGGGAGATGCGGATGTTTATGTAAACACAGACAACATCCTGGAGATGCTCAAGGATAAAGAGATAAAAAGTGACCTTTTTGTCGGAGACATCATAGTTCATGCAAAACCAATTCGTAGGCACAAAAGTAAGTACTTTATTCCAGAGTTTATTTATGGTCAGGGGATTTACCCATCTTATGCAGGCGGAGGCGGCTTTGTCATGTCAGGATATACTGCCCTGAAGCTCCACCTTGGTTGCAAAGAGGTCGAACTCTTCCCCATCGATGACGTATTTCTAGGAATGTGTCTGCTGAGGATCAGACTCCAGCCCACTCGCCACGAAGGCTTTCGTACTTTTGGAATAGTGAGACCATCTGCTGCACCTCATCTCCAGGTCTTTGATCCCTGTTTCTACAAAGAGTTAATGGTGGTGCACAGCTTGACAGTCCCACAAATCTGGCTCATGTGGAATCTTTTGCATGATCCCAACCTTCACTGTCATAACAGCCAGGCTCCCACGACGTTTCCCTTTAAGTGGAGAAATAAAGTCACTAGGACAAGTAAGAACAAGGCAAAGGATGAGCTTGGGAGCCAAGACTATGGAATGAAAGTGTTTGTGGAGCATTAA
- the LOC135773637 gene encoding metallothionein codes for MDPCDCSKTGTCNCGATCKCTNCQCTTCKKSCCSCCPSGCSKCASGCICKGNSCDSSCCQ; via the exons ATGGATCCTTGTGATTGCTCAAAGA CTGGAACTTGCAACTGTGGTGCCACCTGCAAGTGTACTAACTGCCAGTGTACAACCTGCAAGAAGA GTTGCTGTTCATGCTGCCCATCCGGCTGCAGCAAGTGTGCCTCTGGATGCATTTGTAAGGGCAATTCCTGTGACTCCAGCTGTTGTCAATGA